Within the Nitrososphaera sp. genome, the region ATCTGATAACGCCAAGCACCAAGCCCAGGAGGCCGCCTATGAAGCCGATGGCCAGGCCAAGAAGCCCGAGCATTAGCACCACGATGGTGTCGACTGGCATGGAATGCCGCGGATAATGAATCGAGGAGTATAAAATCCGATGACAGCTGGGTGCACTGTCAATTTGTTTCATTGAACGCGTTCAAAATGCTTATAATACTCAGAACTTTTCGTTACGGGCATGTCAAGTACCGACGATGACGATGTTGCTGACGAGGATTTTGACGACGACTTTGACGAAGAGGAAGACGCGGACGAAGGCGACGAAGAATGAAGGCCGCTTTTAGAGTCGCGATGTGACTTCGGTCCGTCCGAAATTGAAGTTCAACGCGTCTAAAGTTTTTGACTCAGACTTTAAGCCCGAATGACTCTGCAAAGCCCTTAAAGTTGTTGTAGGCATTAAGAAACTCCAGGCCCCTCTCGCTAATCTTGTATTTTGACTGGCTGGGCACCTCCTGCAAAAGACCGGACTGCTTTAGCTGGCTTACAATCATGCTGAGCCTCTGGTGAGGCACGTTTGCCTTTCTTATGAGGTGGGTGACTGAGGCACCGTTGTCGTAGCCCTCATAGCTGTACTCCTTTGCAGTCGCAAGGACGTCCGCGATGATGCTTACGTGAGTTCTATACGCCACTGCCAATCTGAGAGTTCACCTTTCCAAGTCCGGTCGAGAGTCCGAATTTTGAGAATGGGATAAAGAGCAGGCCAAAGCCCGCCACCTTGATGGCAAGCGCGGGGTACGCAAAGATGCCGGGGTAAATGAAATCATACCATGCAATGAGCTCTGCCGTTGCCAAAAGTCCAAGCCCTGAACCTATCATCAGGGTGCTGGTCTTCCTGCTCTGCATATATGCTGCCATCGTTTCTATTGACACATATACTAATAGAATAAAAGAAATTGACCTAATGAGGTGCTCAATTGAATTTCCCGGAATGATAAACGGCGTGAGAGCGAGCGGGATGAAGGCAAACCTTGGCGCGGGGGCAAAGTCAAAGGACTTTTTGAGCCCGTGCGATAGCGCAATGAAAAAGTACCCGATTGTCTGCGCTGCAAGTCCTGCCGTCATCAGGGGCTGGCTGTATGCCGGCTGGACAAAAAGCGATCCGACAATGATTGCAAAGCCGGCCGAGATTGAGATAAAAGCAAACGTCAGGCGGAGCAGGTTCGGGCTGCCGACCGCGGCATAGCCGGCAAAGGCGAACCTTGAGATAAACACCGAAATGCCAAGACCAAGGAGGTTCATGACTAGTGCAAAGGAAATGTCCGGCATTGAGTCAGCTTGCCAGCCGGAGCGTCGGGAGTTTATATATTATTTCTTCTCGTAGTCGCTGAGGATGTCGCGGTAGCGTGAGTCTTTGTGGGTTATATACCTGATATAATCGCCGTATGTCATGTCCAGCCCGCAGTGAGAGCATTTGACGTACGAAAAGTCGTCTCCCATCTCGGCTATGTCCTTGCAGTCAGGACAGCGGATTTTCACACCATGGATTATCCACAAAGTCATAATAAACTTGCTTGATTTAGCGCGGAGCTTCGAAAAAGCTCGGCCGATTCTACATCCAAATTCGACACCTGCTGGGGGCAGGTGGGAGAAGAGACAGACAAACTTTACTAACATGAGCCAAATGCTGTCAGACGTGCAGCTTAGCCTCAAGGCCAAGATAATTGCAGGGATTCTCCTGGTTGATGCTTTACTAGGTTTTACGTCTTCCATGGCAGGAGCTCGGTGGCTCGGAGGTTGGATATTCGTTAACGCCATTGTCCTTTTGCCGGGGCTGTACATCCGCCATAGGCTCCAGGCAAGAAAAAAACGACAGAATAGGACCGCAGAGGATGGTATCAAGAGCAAATATCGCCTGCCGCGCACTGAAACCCAGCGATATGGCTCTGGTCAAATTACTTTGAGAGGCGAAGTGGTAAAGAGCTATGGGGAAAAGGCGCTCGCCGATTATTTTTTTCGGAATAATATCGATTATGAATATGAAACGAAAGTAATGGAAAGACAGCGACGCCGCGTCCGCAGCGGTAAAGAGTACTCAACTGCAAGACCAATAGGCAGGCCCGATTTCTACCTGCCTGATTTTGATGTATTCGTAGAGTATTGGGGCTTGGCGGACTCTTATGATCCAGTCATGAGAGAAGAATATACAAAATCAATGAATTGGAAAATGGACAGATATCGTGAAAATGGAATCAAGTTCATCTCCATCTACAAAGACAACCTAGAGGACCTTGACTCAAGCTTCAAGTCAAAACTTCGTGAAGCTACGGGAATTAATCTTAGCAGCAAAAGAAGAGTCTAGTTCACACGATGTTATTTCGGCCGTCAACTGAGGCTTCCCTCCACTTTCTGCTACCTTGACAGCCTGAAGGTTTCACTTGCAGTGCACGTTTCATAACTAGTGCTATCATCCAAAAAGTAGCACTCGCTTGTCAATAATCCGTCCGTGTCGCCCAGTACCTCGCACAGCTTTCCCGGTGTCTGCGGATTGGCTGAAATCTCTGTATTGAGGTTGGCTTTCATTCTTGCCCTGATACATTCAAAGTGTAAAAAACTAGTAGTTGAGGGAAACTGAAAATCAGAAAAAAGAAAAGAAGGGAGTTGAGGTCTGCTATGGACTATAGTACGCATGCGCTATTACGCTTGTACTTGCACTTCCGGTAATGTCTACTGGATACATCCTGTCTGCACTGCCGCCTTCCCAGTGGTTGAATGACTCACTGCCATAGTCTGCCACAGCTACCTGGTACTGCTGGTTGTTGTTTATGGTAAACGAAGTTGGAGAAAAGCCGCTTGCAATGACATTGCCGTTCTGCCATAATGTCACATAGTAGCCGTTGATTTCACTGCCTGCTGCATTGAAGGTCTGGACTGACAATTGCGATGTGGTTCCTGACCCTCCGCCGCCACTTGAGCCCGTGCTATACACTGCAGTTAGCATCTGCTGTGGCACTGGGGCAATAAACGTCCTCTCCCTGTTAGTGCTGCCGTTGTCCTGCCAGTGGTCAAAGTGATAGGAACCAAAGTCCTGCACTTCTACGGTATATTGTTGGCTAGATGTTGTTTCAAACGTAGCCGGTGTAAAGCCGGAATTGACTACCGCGCCATTCTGGTACAGCACTGTGTAGTAACCGGTAAGAGGGTTATTGGACGAGTCAACGGAATTGACTACCAAATTAGAGCCAGGCGGCGGACTGTTGACATTTCTATAATCTGCCTGCAATACCTGGTCGGATGTAGGAGTTACTACTCTATCCCTCGCTGTGCTGCCGTCAACGCCCCAGTGGTCAAAGACGTACTGTCCGTAGTCTTGTGGTTCGACTATGTATTGCTGGTTGGCGTTTAGGTTGAAAGTTGCCGGGGTAAAACCCGAATTTGCTACTGCACCATTTTGATACAGCACCGTGTAATACCCATTAAGTGCTTGATTTCCGGCAAAATCCCATGCATTAACGGTGAGTTGATATGTAGTAGACGATGTGGGAGCGGTCCACTGTATCTGCCAGCTTTCGCATGTGCTGCTAGGATAGTTGACACAAATTGAAGCATTCTGTAAGAACCCCGCAGAAAACGGTGCACTAGCTGTTATTGTTTGCGTAACTGATGTATTCGCACCAGAGACAGGCACGCATACGCCATTGAAATAATTTGCAATGTCCTCGTCTATCCAGATGTTGCCAGCTGAAGTGTTGTTCTGCGCGCTCTTTGATGCAGACTGCATTGTTAGCGATACATCGTAGGTCTTGCCAGAATATACGTCCATTACTTTCGGATTTTTCAAGACATCCACAGTTGTTGTTCCGTTTGAGATTGTCAGCCCTGTAACTGTTCCAGCGTAAGTATTGTCGCATGAAGGTCCTTGTCCCATGGCAAACGCTTTGCTTATGTTGCCGCCTGTCCCTGTCGCCAGTGACAGCAAAAGAAGCAAGCCTATCGCAGACGATGCCATGAGAGTGTTTTTGTTTTTCAGTCTTTGTTTTTCATACTTCGGTAAAGGCATTGGTAGCGCCTCGATCTGCGAAATAATGTGCAACGATTTATGCAGAATCTACTCCGCCTAACTAGAATATTAGAAAGAAAATGAAAGCTATGAATTGATAGAAGAATTTAGAGAAATAATCTCCTTGGTGCCTTAAAGGCGGAGTGAAATAAACTGCAACCATGGGGAGCAAGCAGTGAAGACTTCCTAAAGAATGTCAAGTCCATAGTAATCAGGTAGGCAGTAGCGTCCAAAAGGCAGATAATACTATAAAGTTGTCAACAATAAACTTGTAATGCACTAAATTATTGTGATTCAGTGGTCAAATCATATAAGCACTTGTCAAAATGATTGCAATAGATTGATAAGCCAAGAATGGCATGGATAGTTTGAGCTGAAAATGAATAGCACATTTGGCCCGACTTACAAGCGCCAGCTGATGCTCCTTGGAGCAGTTCTGGGAGCAGGGCTTGTGGCGACCTTCTTCCTAGGCTTCATCATAGGCATGGCCGTAAACGTAGGACTATTGATCGCCGTCTCGTTTTACATTCGCTCAAGGCGCAACAAGGCGCTAAAGTCGCTTGGCTTTAGCAGCGAGAGTGCGGGCGGAGGGTTCATGTCGGGCGAAAACCCCAAGCTAAAGTACGTGTGCCTCTCATGCGGCGCCGAGATGACGGGCTCTAGGTGCAGGGCGTGCGGCTCTCACATGAAAAAGCCCCTCTTCTGAGGCACTTACAGAGGGCATTTACCGGGTCCGGCACACGACGCTTGATTTTGTAAGTTTCTAGATTTCAAGTGGAACCGTTATTGCCATTTGAGGCACGGTTCTTCAGGGGCTCAACAGGCTACCAATTGTCGACACTCAATTCATCTGCCTCTATGCGCCGATATCAAAGGAGCCCAGTGGCGAATGGCAGCCGGCTTATCTCAGGTTCTCTTTATTGGTGAACCAGATGCCTTTTGCTTTTTTGCGCTCGCCGGCGATGATAAAGATACCGCCCAGAGAGACGAGGCCAATGAGCAGGACAGGCAGGGTGAAGTTCTGGGACGACAGCGGGTATCCCCCGTTTGGATCGAACGAGAACTCTAGCGCACTTACGTTTGAAAACATGGTAACGAGAGCAGAAAAGGCACCAAGGGCTGCCAGTGAGGCCACTATCAAGATGCTTGAGGTCCTGCCTTCAGGCACAATCGTCATACCTCACGATATTATTTAATGATTATGCGAAATTCTTAATTTTATGATATTATGTTTGTCCCGGTTTGCAGCGTCAGCAAACTTCAAATACATCTTTTCTACGTTCGGCCTTTTCTTCGGAATTCTTAACCTATAAAATAGCCGTTCATTTAGTTTTCTCGGATGAGCAAAACCTGTCTCAGGTGCGGCAAGTCGTTTGAAGAGATTCCCGACCCTGCTGCAGAAAAATATCCTGCGTGCCCGGATTGCTGGAAGGAATGGACCACTTATGCAGTTATGGTAATGAACGAGATGAGGCTTGACATGTCGCTGCCGGAGCACAGAAAGGCGCTGCGCAAGTACGAGAAATTATTCTTTGAAAAGGCCGAGGGCGAATTGCAAAAGAACCCCGAGCAAAAACCCGACGATCACAGCGGCCACATGCATTAATTCAGACCCAGCGCGGACAGCAGATAACCGGGCGCGACCCGCAGGAGCCTTTCCCTGTTGGGCGTTGAAAGTAGGACCTCGTGTATCGAGTCCTTCAGGACCTGCCTGGCCGGCTCTGCAACAGAGAGAAACACGCTGCTTACAAGGCGCAGGTCGAGTTTCTCAATCTCTGACTGCTGCAGCTTCAAGAGTTCCTGGCAGTACGTA harbors:
- a CDS encoding winged helix-turn-helix domain-containing protein, which produces MAYRTHVSIIADVLATAKEYSYEGYDNGASVTHLIRKANVPHQRLSMIVSQLKQSGLLQEVPSQSKYKISERGLEFLNAYNNFKGFAESFGLKV
- a CDS encoding Fe(2+)-trafficking protein; this encodes MSKTCLRCGKSFEEIPDPAAEKYPACPDCWKEWTTYAVMVMNEMRLDMSLPEHRKALRKYEKLFFEKAEGELQKNPEQKPDDHSGHMH